In Carya illinoinensis cultivar Pawnee chromosome 6, C.illinoinensisPawnee_v1, whole genome shotgun sequence, a single genomic region encodes these proteins:
- the LOC122313832 gene encoding uncharacterized protein LOC122313832 isoform X8, which translates to MRGESGTCNVCFAPCSSCLHLNRALMESKAEEFSDESCRANATSQYSLNESGPLSSIKSRASDCLQHATSETSNILSVNSGHDSFCENADSKATLRSSVISDASEDLEMLPKLASGGSNSDDQISSKAQCVLDKRNFSNKYEEIKSEEGHDDSTSCVSGANDANVAISNHNRNISSKALVGTLGPEGSCKATQFNEFGTLEFPISKDADASSSTPKVHSPYSHSHSGISGISFSCNTNFMEKSPPSHIQDKVLECSTEHINLSLIKEAASDIVSVQKSFANKGGLICGSTEVSMKKFPKSEAETKMDSADSPKETLKTLGENEHNVRSMELVELPDMHEPPLQSVSGDGSDESDIVEQDVKVCDICGDEGRENLLAICSRCSDGAEHTYCMREMLQKLPEGDWLCEECKSAEESENQKQGSEVEGKRTNKVISSTHISGKRHAENMEVASAKPSSPSRIVIGSPKPSSPSGIVTGPPKPSSPSGIVTGSPKPSSPSRIVTGLPKPSSPSRIVELSRALSSKSLDKGKVKSADQTSLSNHSCNDIFETARSSMTGARLQKPKGTFVKSNSFNTLNYKTNTKLVDEDFPQKQKGAREHTSIETNEGRARRISKSISFKSAYSGCTNAAESKVKMLSSKFIDVQDLKGSKQAKERGTFERKNLCKQDRPMASSTTTSSTVSTPKVDQKLTSRGETSLPSYLSNNRESKAVQSDGKLSLSKVYSSLGRKGVEIPVTSVGASSTSGMCSSAAEQKLNQVAVKDEPLSTHFLNDGRPSNYADGTVQDGLPQSQEITNQYEKTREGSIRPRPTATSASKSVFCQKCKDTGHAAEFCTISILQASSTDASAARSSKGEKHEGSKLKAAIHAALLRRPEIYRKKGVLDQPDDLSVSNTDLNYKIASQDQLLVSNKSKDIVSSEGSHERQAILGSSISDSSKQITANTLKQFASNRTDAFLSKLGGSCSTIVSVGKPIITDFSCQASITSVLLKTSIVPEYEYIWQGRFELHRGGKLLELCDGVQAHLSTCASPKVLEVVNKFPHKVSLHEVPRFSTWPSQFFESGAKEDNIALYFFAKDHESYERNYKSLLDNMIKNDLALKGNFDGIELLIFPSNQLPEKSQRWNMLFFLWGVFRGKRVDCTDSTKKLHIPSLNVVPPDKDVPPAVVIMSEKLCSPRCMDEELPGCDRSYNMVITSNAPNQTIATVSGNYDNPVTSIEQVCSRYQENSEHHDSKLDSKSISKIGASGVQLGPEMSHSSGSSKELILPDRVEAELETSIQVSEKSGSNNGDKVAMHWDNSSRRENKTSLKILPLSHKGVGVLGNVQDRMNGAQDQVKFERELMGDVGYVDREAAMERDMTNQRKRPYSDLSETPPQTSGMSQCMPWNEASRMMVDGESGDERLKTGLGFMFGHKISRGRNSGNDKFTSQTIDPGPCSSVEKRCDEACDEKVILEDFGSHERYFFPVDSHRASDFRSRENSMPWEKLPPDDDDKLHDGVPNLELALGAETKPASKGMLPFFVGEVGRKNNQDKAPDKAKEQDEDGVSASLSLSLSFPFQDKELTVKPVSKTEQPLPERNNLSNSRLLFGGFRDK; encoded by the exons ATGAGAGGCGAGTCTGGGACTTGTAATGTGTGCTTCGCTCCTTGCTCATCTTGTCTGCATCTGAACCGAGCTCTGATGGAGTCAAAGGCTGAGGAGTTTTCTGATGAAAGCTGTCGTGCAAATGCTACTAGTCAGTATTCTCTTAATGAGAGTGGTCCCTTATCTTCTATTAAGAGTAGAGCGTCTGATTGCTTACAGCATGCCACCAGTGAAACCAGTAACATTCTCAGTGTTAATTCTGGTCATGATTCTTTCTGTGAAAATGCTGATAGTAAAGCAACCTTAAGGTCTTCTGTGATATCTGATGCCTCAGAAGATCTTGAGATGCTTCCAAAGCTGGCTTCTGGAGGAAGTAACTCAGATGATCAAATTTCGTCCAAAGCACAATGTGTTTTGGATAAGAGAAACTTCTCAAATAAGTATGAGGAAATTAAATCAGAAGAAGGTCATGATGATAGCACATCATGTGTGAGTGGAGCGAATGATGCGAATGTAGCAATTAGTAATCACAACAGGAATATCAGTAGTAAAGCTTTAGTTGGTACTTTAGGTCCGGAGGGATCATGCAAGGCAACTCAATTCAACGAGTTTGGCACATTAGAGTTCCCTATTTCGAAAGATGCAGATGCTAGCAGTAGCACACCGAAGGTGCACAGTCCATACTCCCATTCTCACAGTGGAATATCTGGTATATCTTTTTCTTGCAATACAAATTTTATGGAAAAGAGTCCACCCTCTCATATTCAGGATAAAGTTCTGGAGTGCTCTACGGAACATATTAATTTGTCATTAATTAAAGAGGCAGCATCCGACATTGTTTCTGTCCAGAAATCTTTTGCAAATAAAGGTGGCCTTATTTGTGGCAGTACTGAGGTTTCCATGAAAAAATTTCCGAAGTCCGAAGCAGAGACTAAGATGGATAGCGCGGACTCACCAAAGGAAACTTTGAAAACTTTAGGTGAGAATGAGCACAATGTCAGGTCCATGGAATTGGTTGAGTTACCTGACATGCATGAGCCTCCTTTGCAATCTGTTTCTGGGGATGGAAGTGATGAGTCGGACATTGTGGAGCAAGAT GTAAAAGTATGTGATATTTGTGGGGATGAAGGTCGTGAGAATTTACTTGCGATATGTAGTAGGTGCAGTGATGGTGCAGAGCACAC CTATTGCATGCGAGAAATGCTCCAAAAACTTCCTGAAGGTGATTGGCTGTGTGAAGAATGCAAATCTGCCGAGGAATCTGAAAATCAGAAGCAAG gTTCAGAAGTTGAGGGAAAACGAACAAACAAAGTCATTTCCAGTACGCATATTTCTGGCAAGAGGCATGCAGAGAATATGGAAGTGGCTTCAGCAAAGCCCTCTAGCCCCAGCAGAATAGTTATAGGATCACCAAAGCCCTCAAGTCCCAGCGGAATAGTTACAGGACCACCAAAGCCCTCAAGTCCCAGCGGAATAGTTACAGGATCGCCAAAGCCATCAAGTCCCAGCAGAATAGTTACAGGATTGCCAAAGCCATCAAGTCCCAGCAGAATAGTTGAACTATCTCGAGCTTTGTCATCCAAGAGCTTAGATAAGGGAAAAGTAAAGTCTGCTGATCAAACGTCTCTTTCCAATCATTCCTGTaatgatatttttgaaactGCACGCTCTTCTATGACCGGTGCACGGCTTCAAAAACCCAAGG GTACTTTCGTAAAATCCAATTCATTCAACACCTTAAATTACAAAACAAACACTAAACTTGTAGATGAAGACTTTCCTCAAAAGCAGAAGGGTGCTAGAGAACATACCTCCATTGAGACGAATGAGGGGCGTGCCCGAAGGATAAGCAAATCTATATCATTTAAATCTGCATACTCAGGATGTACAAATGCTGCTGAATCAAAAGTTAAAATGCTTTCATCTAAATTTATTGATGTTCAAGATCTAAAAGGATCGAAACAAGCAAAAGAACGTGgtacatttgaaagaaaaaatttatgtaaacaGGATCGTCCTATGGCCAGTTCAACGACAACTAGTTCCACTGTTTCAACACCTAAGGTTGACCAAAAGCTCACGTCTCGTGGTGAAACCAGTTTGCCTTCATATTTAAGCAACAACCGAGAGTCAAAGGCTGTCCAGTCTGATGGGAAATTAAGTTTATCAAAAGTTTACAGCAGTCTAGGTCGTAAAGGTGTAGAAATTCCAGTTACTTCAG TTGGAGCTTCATCTACTAGTGGGATGTGCAGTTCTGCTGCTGAACAAAAGTTGAATCAAGTTGCCGTTAAGGATGAACCCTTATCCACTCATTTTTTGAATGATGGGAGACCATCCAATTATGCTGATGGAACTGTGCAAGATGGCTTGCCTCAGTCCCAGGAGATAACAAATCAATATGAGAAAACTAGGGAGGGCAGTATTCGCCCAAGGCCTACTGCTACAAGTGCCTCCAAAAGTGTTTTCTGCCAAAAATGTAAAGATACTGGGCATGCTGCAGAGTTCTGCACAATCAGTATCCTGCAGGCTTCTAGTACTGATGCATCTGCCGCAAGAAGTTCTAAAGGGGAAAAGCATGAAGGCAGCAAGTTAAAAGCTGCAATTCATGCTGCTTTGCTGAGAAGGCCTGAAATTTACAGGAAGAAAGGAGTACTTGATCAACCTGATGACTTGTCCGTGTCAAACACAGATTTGAATTACAAAATAGCTTCTCAGGATCAATTATTGGTTTCGAATAAATCTAAGGATATTGTCTCGTCTGAAGGAAGTCATGAGAGGCAAGCTATTCTTGGGAGTTCTATCTCCGACTCATCTAAACAGATTACCGCCAACACTTTGAAGCAGTTTGCTTCAAACCGAACTGATGCTTTTTTGTCCAAACTGGGGGGCTCATGTTCAACCATTGTTTCTGTTGGAAAGCCTATAATAACAGATTTCTCTTGTCAAGCTTCTATAACATCTGTTCTCCTGAAGACGTCAATCGTTCCTGAATATGAATATATCTGGCA GGGACGTTTTGAATTGCACCGAGGTGGAAAACTTCTGGAATTATGTGATGGAGTTCAAGCACATCTATCAACTTGTGCATCACCAAAAGTTCTCGAAGTGGTGAACAAGTTTCCCCACAAAGTCTCCCTACATGAAGTACCTCGCTTTAGCACCTGGCCATCCCAGTTTTTTGAAAGTGGTGCTAAAGAAGATAACATTGCTCTATACTTCTTTGCAAAAGATCACGAGAG TTATGAGAGAAACTACAAGAGCCTGTTGGATAATATGATCAAGAACGATTTAGCCCTGAAAGGAAACTTTGATGGCATTGAACTTTTAATATTTCCGTCCAACCAACTTCCTGAGAAGTCACAGC GTTGGAATATGTTGTTTTTTCTATGGGGTGTGTTCAGGGGAAAGAGGGTGGATTGTACTGATTCGACAAAGAAGTTACATATTCCCAGTTTGAATGTGGTACCACCGGACAAAGATGTTCCGCCCGCTGTTGTGATCATGTCCGAGAAGCTATGTTCACCAAGGTGTATGGATGAAGAATTACCGGGGTGTGACAGATCTTACAATATGGTCATAACATCCAATGCTCCTAATCAGACTATTGCCACAGTAAGTGGGAATTATGATAATCCTGTAACTTCCATTGAACAGGTGTGTTCAAGATACCAAGAAAATTCGGAACATCATGATAGTAAACTTGACTCCAAATCCATTTCAAAGATAGGAGCAAGCGGTGTGCAGTTAGGCCCAGAAATGAGTCATAGCAGTGGATCCTCG AAAGAGCTGATTCTTCCGGACAGAGTGGAGGCAGAGCTTGAAACCTCAATTCAGGTATCAGAAAAGAGTGGCTCCAACAATGGTGACAAGGTAGCAATGCATTGGGATAATTCTTCTCGTAGAGAAAATAAGACGTCTTTGAAAATTCTTCCCCTTAGCCATAAGGGGGTAGGCGTCTTGGGGAATGTTCAGGATAGAATGAATGGAGCCCAGGATCAAGTTAAATTTGAGAGGGAATTGATGGGAGATGTTGGGTATGTGGATAGGGAGGCAGCTATGGAGAGAGACATGACCAATCAACGGAAACGCCCCTACTCTGATCTTTCAGAGACTCCTCCCCAGACTTCTGGCATGAGTCAGTGCATGCCCTGGAATGAAGCAAGTAGAATGATGGTTGATGGAGAAAGCGGTGATGAAAGGCTGAAGACAGGTCTTGGTTTTATGTTTGGACATAAAATTTCTAGGGGTAGAAATTCTGGGAATGATAAATTTACATCTCAAACAATTGATCCTGGTCCCTGTTCGTCCGTTGAGAAGAGATGTGACGAAGCTTGTGATGAGAAAGTTATTTTAGAGGATTTTGGAAGTCATGAAAGGTATTTTTTTCCTGTGGATTCACATCGAGCAAGTGATTTTCGATCCAGGGAGAATTCAATGCCCTGGGAAAAGCTCCCacctgatgatgatgataaattACATGATGGGGTTCCAAATCTTGAGCTTGCTTTAGGGGCTGAGACGAAGCCAGCAAGTAAAGGAATGCTGCCTTTCTTTGTTGGGGAAGTAGGCAGAAAAAATAACCAAGATAAGGCCCCGGATAAGGCGAAGGAGCAGGATGAGGATGGTGTTTCTGCGtccctctccctttctctctcgtTCCCATTTCAAGACAAAGAACTGACTGTAAAACCTGTTTCAAAAACGGAGCAGCCCCTGCCCGAAAGAAACAATTTGAGTAACTCACGGCTGCTTTTCGGTGGCTTCCGGGACAAATAG